The Amycolatopsis sp. DG1A-15b genome window below encodes:
- a CDS encoding dihydrolipoamide acetyltransferase family protein, producing the protein MPTYKQFPLADTAEGLTEADILSWHVKPGDTVTVNQIVVEIETAKAAVELPIPWAGVVTELHVEPGQTVEVGTPILTIDVDPGGSAAPAPAPAAAAPAPVEEEEMKPLVGYGSKTVVTQRRARKGAAPAAAVAAPPAPAPVAAAPVAAPRGGYVPLAKPPVRKLAKDLGVDLHALTGSADGGVITREDVERAANGSAVAAPAASTVDTGYDPKTRERRVPVKGVQKMTAAAMVQSAYTAPHVTEFLTIDVTPMMEFREKLKKSREFAGVKVTPLTFAAKAVCLAAKRTPDVNAVWDEQAQEIVYKDYVHLGIAAATPRGLIVPKVRDADSMSLKELAQALTALTDVAREGKTSPADMANGTFTITNVGVFGVDTGTPIINPGESAILCLGAIKDQPWVVDGEIKVRKVLQLSLSFDHRVVDGQQGSEFLADVGALLADPAMAMTY; encoded by the coding sequence ATGCCCACGTACAAACAATTCCCCCTGGCCGACACGGCGGAGGGGCTGACCGAAGCCGACATCCTGTCCTGGCACGTGAAGCCGGGCGACACCGTGACGGTGAACCAGATCGTGGTCGAGATCGAGACCGCGAAGGCCGCCGTCGAGCTGCCGATCCCGTGGGCCGGGGTCGTCACGGAGCTGCACGTCGAGCCGGGGCAGACGGTGGAGGTCGGCACGCCGATCCTCACCATCGACGTCGACCCGGGTGGTTCGGCCGCGCCCGCGCCCGCGCCTGCTGCCGCCGCGCCGGCTCCCGTTGAAGAAGAAGAGATGAAGCCGCTGGTCGGCTACGGCTCGAAGACGGTAGTCACGCAGCGGCGGGCCCGGAAGGGGGCTGCTCCGGCGGCCGCTGTCGCCGCTCCTCCGGCGCCTGCTCCGGTCGCCGCGGCTCCCGTGGCGGCTCCGCGTGGCGGATACGTCCCGCTGGCGAAGCCGCCGGTGCGGAAGCTGGCCAAGGACCTCGGCGTCGACCTGCACGCGCTGACCGGTAGCGCCGACGGTGGCGTGATCACCCGCGAGGACGTCGAGCGGGCGGCCAACGGCTCGGCCGTCGCCGCGCCAGCTGCGTCCACTGTGGACACCGGTTACGACCCGAAGACCCGCGAGCGGCGCGTGCCGGTCAAGGGCGTCCAGAAGATGACCGCGGCCGCGATGGTGCAGAGCGCGTACACCGCTCCGCACGTCACGGAGTTCCTGACCATCGACGTCACGCCGATGATGGAGTTCCGCGAGAAGCTGAAGAAGTCGCGGGAGTTCGCCGGCGTCAAGGTCACGCCGCTGACGTTCGCCGCGAAGGCCGTGTGCCTGGCGGCGAAGCGCACTCCGGACGTCAACGCGGTCTGGGACGAGCAGGCGCAGGAGATCGTCTACAAGGACTACGTGCACCTCGGGATCGCGGCGGCGACGCCCCGCGGCCTGATCGTGCCGAAGGTCCGTGACGCCGACTCGATGTCGCTCAAGGAGCTGGCTCAGGCGTTGACGGCGCTCACCGATGTCGCCCGCGAGGGCAAGACGTCGCCGGCGGACATGGCGAACGGCACGTTCACGATCACGAACGTGGGCGTGTTCGGCGTCGACACCGGAACGCCGATCATCAACCCGGGCGAGTCCGCGATCCTGTGCCTCGGCGCGATCAAGGACCAGCCGTGGGTGGTGGACGGCGAGATCAAGGTCCGCAAGGTCCTCCAGCTGTCCCTGAGCTTCGACCACCGCGTGGTCGACGGCCAGCAGGGCTCGGAGTTCCTCGCCGACGTCGGCGCGTTGCTTGCCGACCCGGCGATGGCCATGACCTACTGA
- a CDS encoding M20/M25/M40 family metallo-hydrolase — protein MEQKSVRESVVSSWTNDVIPSLSGLVAIPALSPAFDAEWAKSGHLAAAVDHVREWIAGRDLPGATLEVVRLGDRTPLLLVDVPATPGAADKGTVLMYGHLDKQPPVGGWSEGLDPWTPVIRDGRLYGRGSVDDGYSGYSATTAIEAVLAAGGEHARVVLLLETGEESGSPDLPAYVEHLADRIGHVSLVVCLDAGGSDYERLWLVTSLRGMLHLDVTVQLLGSAQHSGIASGVVASSFRILRHLIERLEDSATGELLLDELKVDVPANRLSELKAVSQDFPEALSKAFPLVEGGRVITEDALELMLNNAWRPTLSVIGADGFPKPADAGNVLRESTTLTLSFRLPPTADAEKALEAVKRVLTTDVPYGAKVTLGSPQAESGWNAPTESPWLTTALRTVSDEVFGRPHRATGMGGSIPFMGLLSRKYPDAQFLVTGACGADSNIHVPDEWLHLDYAQQVTEAVAHILDAHARG, from the coding sequence GTGGAGCAGAAATCCGTGCGTGAATCCGTCGTGTCGTCGTGGACCAACGACGTCATCCCGAGTCTGTCCGGGCTGGTGGCGATCCCCGCCTTGTCCCCGGCCTTCGACGCCGAATGGGCGAAGAGCGGCCACCTCGCCGCCGCCGTCGACCACGTCCGCGAGTGGATCGCCGGGCGTGACCTGCCCGGCGCCACCCTCGAGGTCGTCCGGCTCGGAGACCGGACCCCGCTGTTGCTCGTCGACGTCCCGGCGACCCCGGGCGCGGCGGACAAGGGCACCGTCCTGATGTACGGCCACCTGGACAAGCAGCCCCCGGTGGGCGGCTGGTCCGAGGGCCTCGACCCGTGGACCCCGGTGATCCGCGACGGCCGCCTGTATGGCCGCGGGTCCGTCGACGACGGCTACTCCGGCTACTCGGCGACGACGGCGATCGAGGCCGTGCTCGCCGCCGGCGGCGAGCACGCCCGCGTCGTGCTGCTCCTGGAGACCGGCGAGGAGTCCGGCAGCCCGGACCTGCCCGCCTACGTCGAGCACCTGGCCGACCGCATCGGCCACGTCTCGCTGGTGGTCTGCCTCGACGCCGGCGGCAGCGACTACGAGCGGTTGTGGCTGGTCACGAGCCTGCGCGGGATGCTGCACCTCGACGTCACGGTGCAGCTGCTGGGTTCGGCGCAGCACTCCGGCATCGCGAGCGGTGTCGTCGCGAGCTCGTTCCGGATCCTGCGGCACCTGATCGAACGCCTCGAGGACAGCGCGACCGGCGAACTGCTGCTGGACGAGCTCAAGGTCGACGTCCCGGCGAACCGGCTCTCGGAGCTCAAGGCCGTCTCACAGGACTTCCCGGAGGCGCTGTCGAAGGCGTTCCCGCTGGTCGAAGGCGGGCGCGTGATCACGGAGGACGCGCTGGAGCTGATGCTCAACAACGCGTGGCGCCCGACGCTGTCGGTGATCGGGGCCGACGGCTTCCCGAAGCCCGCCGACGCCGGGAACGTCCTGCGCGAGAGCACCACCCTGACGCTGAGCTTCCGCCTGCCGCCGACGGCCGACGCCGAGAAGGCGCTCGAAGCCGTGAAGCGCGTCCTGACCACCGACGTCCCGTACGGGGCGAAGGTGACGCTCGGCTCTCCGCAGGCGGAGAGCGGCTGGAACGCGCCGACCGAATCGCCGTGGCTGACGACGGCCCTGCGCACGGTCAGCGACGAGGTCTTCGGCCGTCCCCACCGCGCGACCGGCATGGGCGGCTCGATCCCGTTCATGGGCCTGCTCTCGCGGAAGTACCCGGACGCGCAGTTCCTGGTCACCGGGGCGTGCGGGGCCGACTCGAACATCCACGTGCCGGACGAGTGGCTGCACCTGGACTACGCGCAGCAGGTCACCGAGGCCGTCGCGCACATCCTGGACGCCCACGCGCGCGGCTAA
- a CDS encoding DUF6191 domain-containing protein, which translates to MGVVWAMVFPMLVVLLFLLAVLEVWGRRFLPWHRRGDGPRMASAVATEEVEAILGGTKQHELEQRQVQLMLVDDEADGAPPRTHVDLDAGKIVFRK; encoded by the coding sequence ATGGGTGTGGTCTGGGCGATGGTGTTCCCGATGCTGGTCGTGCTGCTGTTCTTGCTGGCCGTGCTCGAGGTCTGGGGCCGCCGGTTCCTGCCGTGGCACCGCCGCGGCGACGGCCCCCGCATGGCGAGCGCGGTCGCGACCGAAGAGGTCGAAGCGATCCTCGGCGGCACGAAGCAGCATGAGCTCGAGCAGCGCCAGGTCCAGCTGATGCTGGTCGACGACGAGGCCGACGGCGCCCCGCCGCGCACCCACGTCGACCTCGACGCCGGGAAGATCGTCTTCCGGAAGTAA
- a CDS encoding TetR/AcrR family transcriptional regulator, translated as MARWDPGTADRLRKAALELFAEHGYDAVTITQIAERAGITRRSYFRYFPDKREVLFAGAEQLPLAVAEAVLAAEEAESPLRTALGALVEVGTRVTRLVDPSPERRAVIASSAELRERERSKGAAITAAIQDALERRGTPPELAKPAAQVAAIVFGDAFDRWIDEGGKQEFPAYLETAAATLREACG; from the coding sequence GTGGCCAGATGGGATCCCGGGACCGCGGACCGGCTGCGGAAAGCCGCGCTGGAGCTGTTCGCCGAGCACGGGTACGACGCCGTGACGATCACGCAGATCGCCGAGCGCGCCGGGATCACGCGCCGCTCGTACTTCCGCTACTTCCCCGACAAGCGCGAAGTCCTCTTCGCCGGCGCGGAGCAGCTACCGCTCGCGGTCGCCGAAGCCGTCCTCGCCGCCGAAGAGGCGGAGTCGCCGCTTCGCACGGCCCTCGGCGCGCTCGTCGAGGTCGGCACCCGGGTCACGCGGCTCGTCGACCCGTCGCCGGAACGCCGGGCCGTGATCGCTTCGAGCGCCGAACTCCGCGAACGCGAGCGGAGCAAGGGCGCGGCGATCACGGCCGCGATCCAGGACGCCCTGGAACGCCGGGGAACACCGCCCGAGCTGGCGAAACCGGCGGCGCAGGTCGCGGCGATCGTCTTCGGCGACGCCTTCGACCGCTGGATCGACGAAGGCGGGAAGCAGGAGTTCCCGGCCTACCTGGAGACGGCCGCCGCGACCTTGCGCGAGGCCTGCGGTTAG
- the pdhA gene encoding pyruvate dehydrogenase (acetyl-transferring) E1 component subunit alpha translates to MPSEQWTHPEPGDGPAAVAAQPSPEQVIAGLRATSEGGAELTQLLTPEGERVPSPQFDKYVEDVDAEALRGLYRDMVLVRRADREANAMQRQGQLGIWVPLLGQEAAQIGSGRALKANDMAFPSYREHGVAYARGVDMKDLLGIFRCTDHSGWDYQGHGFHPYTIVIGNQVLNAAGYAMGQKFEGKVGEDDGEATICYFGDGATSQGDVHEGFVWAAVYDAPLVFFCQNNQWAISEPTERQSRLPLYQRARGYGFPGIRVDGNDVLACLAVSRWALDECRHGNGPVLIEAFTYRMDAHTTTDDPTRYRLSDELEEWKLKDPIERVRAYLARNGYADHDYFDSVQADADAFAADLREYTFNMPEPPPERIFSNVYAEGNPVLDAQREEFLSYLDGFVSAGEH, encoded by the coding sequence ATGCCGTCCGAACAGTGGACGCACCCGGAGCCTGGAGACGGCCCCGCCGCGGTCGCGGCCCAGCCCTCCCCCGAACAGGTGATCGCCGGATTGCGAGCGACCAGCGAAGGTGGCGCTGAGCTGACTCAGCTGCTCACCCCCGAAGGCGAACGGGTTCCCTCGCCCCAGTTCGACAAGTACGTCGAGGACGTCGACGCCGAAGCACTCCGCGGCCTGTACCGCGACATGGTGCTGGTCCGGCGGGCCGACCGCGAGGCGAACGCCATGCAGCGCCAGGGCCAGCTCGGCATCTGGGTCCCGCTGCTCGGCCAGGAGGCCGCGCAGATCGGCTCCGGCCGCGCCCTCAAGGCGAACGACATGGCGTTCCCCAGCTACCGCGAGCACGGCGTCGCGTACGCGCGCGGGGTCGACATGAAGGACCTGCTGGGCATCTTCCGGTGCACCGACCACAGCGGCTGGGACTACCAGGGCCACGGCTTCCACCCGTACACCATCGTGATCGGCAACCAGGTGCTCAACGCCGCCGGTTACGCGATGGGCCAGAAGTTCGAGGGCAAGGTCGGGGAGGACGACGGCGAAGCGACGATCTGCTACTTCGGTGACGGCGCTACTTCGCAGGGTGACGTCCACGAAGGATTCGTCTGGGCCGCGGTCTACGACGCGCCGCTCGTGTTCTTCTGCCAGAACAACCAGTGGGCGATCTCCGAGCCGACCGAACGCCAGTCGCGCCTGCCGCTGTACCAGCGCGCCCGCGGCTACGGCTTCCCCGGCATCCGCGTCGACGGCAACGACGTCCTGGCCTGCCTGGCGGTGTCCCGCTGGGCGCTCGACGAGTGCCGGCACGGCAACGGCCCGGTGCTGATCGAGGCGTTCACCTACCGGATGGACGCGCACACGACGACCGACGACCCCACCCGCTACCGGCTCTCCGACGAGCTGGAGGAGTGGAAGCTCAAGGACCCGATCGAGCGCGTCCGCGCGTACCTGGCCCGCAACGGCTACGCCGACCACGACTACTTCGACAGCGTCCAGGCCGACGCCGACGCGTTCGCCGCCGACCTGCGCGAGTACACGTTCAACATGCCGGAGCCACCGCCGGAGCGGATCTTCAGCAACGTCTACGCCGAGGGCAACCCGGTGCTGGACGCGCAGCGCGAAGAGTTCCTGTCCTACCTCGACGGCTTCGTATCGGCGGGTGAGCACTGA
- a CDS encoding circularly permuted type 2 ATP-grasp protein, with protein MSTMNATPPRLPPSGRRARTAATSRITRPGDRFEGYLSPARPHAGAYDEMFAADGTVRGPYRALYESIAALDAHDLNSRSLALDRAMVDQGITFSLSGQERPFPLDLVPRVIQAAEWTKLERGVAQRVRALEAFLADVYGDRQILRDGVLPRRLITTCAHFQREAFGITPPNGVRLHVSGVDLVRDEEGTFRVLEDNLRNPSGVSYVMENRRTMARVFPDLFAQHRVRPVGDYASHLLRALRAAAAANVADPTVVVLTPGIHNSAYFEHSLLARLMGVELVEGRDMFCRDNVVYLRTTEGERQVDVIYRRIDDEFLDPVHYRPDSVLGVAGVQNAARAGNVVIANAIGNGVGDDKLVYTYVPEMVKYYLNEKPLLPNVDTFRCWLPDEFDHVMAHLDELVIKPVEGSGGYGIVFGPEATKKELDTLRRKVRAHRRGWIAQPVVQLSTVPAKVGDRLAPRHVDLRPFAVNDGKEIFVLPGGLTRVALPEGSLVVNSSQGGGSKDTWVLASRASTAERELEQPALGAMSTVDGLVTEQGPELTTSQQQQQQQQQG; from the coding sequence ATGTCGACCATGAACGCCACCCCGCCGCGGCTGCCCCCGTCCGGTCGACGCGCGAGGACGGCGGCGACCAGCCGGATCACCCGTCCGGGAGACCGGTTCGAGGGGTACCTCTCGCCGGCGCGGCCGCACGCCGGCGCGTACGACGAGATGTTCGCCGCCGACGGCACGGTCCGCGGCCCGTACCGGGCGCTGTACGAATCGATCGCGGCCCTCGACGCGCACGACCTGAACTCGCGGTCGCTCGCGCTGGACCGGGCGATGGTCGACCAGGGCATCACGTTCTCGCTGTCCGGGCAGGAGCGGCCGTTCCCGCTGGACCTCGTCCCGCGGGTGATCCAGGCCGCCGAGTGGACGAAGCTCGAACGCGGTGTCGCCCAGCGCGTCCGCGCGCTCGAGGCGTTCCTCGCGGACGTCTACGGCGACCGGCAGATCCTGCGCGACGGCGTGCTGCCGCGGCGGCTGATCACCACCTGCGCGCACTTCCAGCGGGAGGCGTTCGGCATCACCCCGCCGAACGGCGTGCGCCTCCACGTGTCCGGTGTGGACCTCGTGCGGGACGAAGAGGGCACGTTCCGGGTGCTGGAGGACAACCTCCGCAACCCGTCCGGGGTGTCGTACGTGATGGAGAACCGGCGCACGATGGCCCGGGTGTTCCCGGACCTGTTCGCCCAGCACCGCGTGCGCCCGGTCGGTGACTACGCGTCACACCTGCTCCGGGCGCTGCGCGCGGCGGCCGCGGCGAACGTCGCCGACCCGACGGTCGTCGTGCTCACCCCCGGCATCCACAACTCGGCGTACTTCGAGCACTCGCTGCTGGCGCGGCTGATGGGTGTCGAGCTCGTCGAAGGCCGCGACATGTTCTGCCGCGACAACGTCGTCTACCTGCGGACCACCGAGGGCGAGCGCCAGGTCGACGTCATCTACCGGCGGATCGACGACGAGTTCCTCGATCCCGTGCACTACCGGCCGGACTCCGTGCTCGGCGTCGCCGGCGTCCAGAACGCGGCCCGGGCGGGCAACGTCGTGATCGCGAACGCGATCGGCAACGGCGTCGGCGACGACAAGCTCGTCTACACCTACGTGCCGGAGATGGTGAAGTACTACCTGAACGAAAAGCCGCTGCTGCCCAATGTGGACACCTTCCGCTGCTGGCTGCCGGACGAGTTCGACCACGTCATGGCCCACCTCGACGAGCTGGTCATCAAGCCGGTCGAGGGCTCCGGCGGCTACGGGATCGTGTTCGGCCCGGAGGCGACGAAGAAGGAGCTGGACACGCTGCGGCGCAAGGTCCGCGCGCACCGGCGCGGCTGGATCGCGCAGCCGGTGGTCCAGCTCTCGACCGTGCCGGCCAAGGTGGGCGACCGGCTCGCGCCGCGGCACGTCGACCTGCGGCCGTTCGCCGTCAACGACGGCAAGGAGATCTTCGTGCTCCCCGGCGGCCTGACCCGGGTGGCGCTGCCGGAGGGCAGCCTGGTCGTCAACTCTTCGCAGGGCGGTGGCTCGAAGGACACCTGGGTGCTGGCGTCCCGCGCGTCCACGGCCGAACGCGAGCTGGAGCAACCCGCACTCGGTGCTATGTCCACTGTGGATGGGCTGGTCACCGAGCAGGGGCCCGAGCTGACGACGTCCCAGCAGCAGCAACAGCAGCAGCAACAGGGCTAG
- a CDS encoding ABC transporter substrate-binding protein yields the protein MARGTQLKAIALLPAFALVGLTVACGAGGSGAGDVKPSSSAAAPGAGGDLGAVAKDDKLAAMVPDAVKTDGKILVGQDQSYPPNEFQDESGKVTGFDVDLGTAIGQKLGLKMEFQNSAFDGIIPGIQAGKYELAMSSFSVKAERLQIVDMVSYYKAGTSLGVLKGNPDKLNVDDLCGKKIGVQKGTTQVDDLQTRSQKCTSAGKPAIDVTQLQAQTDVNLALTAKRVQGELADSPVVDYAVKQTNGQLEVVGEPYDTAPYGIILKKDSGDYGKAVQSAVQALIDDGTYKKILDKWGLSAAGAVTKSELNPAAS from the coding sequence GTGGCCCGAGGAACCCAGCTCAAGGCGATCGCCCTGCTGCCTGCGTTCGCCCTGGTCGGCTTGACCGTGGCGTGCGGAGCGGGAGGGAGTGGCGCGGGCGACGTCAAGCCCAGCAGCTCCGCCGCTGCCCCGGGCGCCGGCGGTGACTTGGGCGCGGTCGCCAAGGACGACAAGCTGGCGGCCATGGTGCCGGACGCGGTCAAGACGGACGGCAAGATCCTGGTCGGCCAGGACCAGAGCTACCCGCCGAACGAGTTCCAAGACGAGTCCGGCAAGGTCACCGGCTTCGACGTGGACCTCGGCACCGCGATCGGGCAGAAGCTCGGCCTGAAGATGGAGTTCCAGAACTCCGCCTTCGACGGGATCATCCCGGGCATCCAGGCCGGCAAGTACGAACTGGCGATGTCGTCGTTCAGCGTCAAGGCCGAACGGCTCCAGATCGTCGACATGGTCAGCTACTACAAGGCGGGGACGTCGCTCGGCGTGCTCAAGGGCAACCCCGACAAGCTGAACGTCGACGACCTGTGCGGCAAGAAGATCGGCGTGCAGAAGGGCACCACGCAGGTCGACGACCTGCAGACCCGCTCGCAGAAGTGCACCTCGGCGGGCAAGCCGGCGATCGACGTCACCCAGCTGCAGGCGCAGACCGACGTGAACCTCGCGCTCACCGCGAAGCGGGTGCAGGGCGAGCTGGCCGACTCCCCGGTCGTCGACTACGCGGTCAAGCAGACGAACGGGCAGCTGGAGGTCGTCGGTGAGCCGTACGACACGGCGCCCTACGGCATCATCCTGAAGAAGGACAGCGGCGACTACGGCAAGGCGGTCCAGTCGGCGGTCCAGGCCCTGATCGACGACGGCACCTACAAGAAGATCCTCGACAAGTGGGGTCTGTCGGCGGCCGGCGCGGTCACCAAGTCGGAACTCAACCCGGCGGCGTCCTGA
- a CDS encoding alpha-ketoacid dehydrogenase subunit beta, with protein MTDLQKLTIGKALNLGLRRAMEEDPKVLIMGEDVGKLGGVFRITDGLQKDFGEQRVLDTPLAESGIIGTAVGLAVRGFRPVCEIQFEGFIFPGFDQISSQLAKLHYRTQGKIKMPVVIRVPFGGGIGAVEHHSESPESLFAHIPGLKVVSISNAVDAYWGIQEAIKSDDPILFFEPKRLYHSGALRAEIDVAGTPVSCFSSQVVREGTTATVVAYGPSVKVALDAAAAAEDEGKSLEVIDLRTLSPLDLGPVFESVRKTGRLIALSEAPSESSLTSEIAARVQQECFYSLEAPVLRVTGFDTPYPPAKLEEHYLPDLDRVLHTVDRSLAW; from the coding sequence ATGACCGACCTCCAGAAACTCACCATCGGCAAGGCGCTCAACCTCGGCCTGCGCCGCGCGATGGAAGAAGACCCGAAGGTCCTGATCATGGGGGAGGACGTCGGCAAGCTCGGCGGCGTCTTCCGGATCACCGACGGCCTGCAGAAGGACTTCGGCGAGCAGCGCGTGCTGGACACGCCGCTGGCGGAGTCCGGGATCATCGGCACCGCGGTCGGCCTGGCCGTGCGCGGCTTCCGGCCGGTGTGCGAGATCCAGTTCGAGGGCTTCATCTTCCCCGGCTTCGACCAGATTTCCTCGCAGCTGGCGAAGCTGCACTACCGGACGCAGGGCAAGATCAAGATGCCGGTCGTGATCCGGGTGCCCTTCGGCGGCGGGATCGGCGCTGTCGAGCACCACTCGGAGTCGCCGGAGTCGCTGTTCGCGCACATCCCCGGCCTCAAGGTCGTGTCCATTTCGAACGCCGTCGACGCCTACTGGGGCATCCAGGAAGCGATCAAGTCGGATGACCCGATCCTGTTCTTCGAGCCGAAGCGGCTGTACCACTCGGGTGCGCTGCGCGCGGAGATCGACGTCGCCGGGACGCCGGTCTCGTGCTTCTCATCGCAGGTCGTGCGCGAAGGCACGACGGCGACGGTCGTCGCGTACGGCCCGTCGGTGAAGGTCGCCCTCGACGCGGCCGCCGCGGCCGAGGACGAAGGCAAGTCGCTCGAGGTCATCGACCTGCGCACGCTCTCGCCGCTGGACCTCGGCCCGGTGTTCGAGTCGGTGCGCAAGACCGGACGGCTGATCGCGCTCTCGGAGGCGCCGTCGGAGTCGTCGCTGACGTCGGAGATCGCCGCGCGCGTCCAGCAGGAGTGCTTCTACTCGCTGGAGGCACCCGTCCTCCGGGTGACCGGGTTCGACACGCCGTACCCGCCGGCCAAGCTCGAGGAGCACTACCTCCCCGACCTGGACCGGGTGCTGCACACCGTCGACCGCTCGCTCGCCTGGTAA
- a CDS encoding transglutaminase family protein, with protein MTWQLRVAHRTGYRYATPATQSYNEARLTPRSDRRQTTVATRIETAPATRAYRYTDYWGTVVTSFDLHAPHTEFTVLATSVVETADEAEPIRTASWKDLRSETVVDHRTEYLTPTDYTPRDLALAREARALRRGLDPADAVLAVCEWVNKQLKYQPGTTGVHSTATDAWQAREGVCQDFAHVTLVMLRAIGVPARYVSGYLHTKPDAKLGEVVEGESHAWVDVWTGGWWAYDPTNAIPVGPRHVWVAMGRDYADVAPLKGIFTGGGQSTLDVSVQLTRLG; from the coding sequence GTGACGTGGCAGCTGCGGGTGGCGCACCGGACCGGGTACCGGTACGCGACACCGGCGACGCAGTCGTACAACGAGGCCCGGCTGACCCCGCGCTCGGACCGCCGCCAGACGACGGTGGCGACCCGCATCGAAACGGCCCCGGCCACCCGCGCGTACCGGTACACGGACTACTGGGGCACGGTCGTGACGTCGTTCGACCTCCACGCGCCGCACACGGAGTTCACGGTGCTGGCGACCTCGGTGGTCGAGACGGCGGACGAGGCGGAACCGATCCGGACGGCGTCGTGGAAGGACTTGCGTTCGGAGACGGTCGTCGACCACCGCACCGAGTACCTGACCCCGACCGACTACACCCCGCGCGACCTCGCCTTGGCGCGTGAAGCCCGCGCGCTGCGCCGCGGCCTGGACCCGGCGGACGCGGTGCTGGCGGTGTGCGAGTGGGTGAACAAGCAGCTCAAGTACCAGCCCGGCACCACGGGCGTCCACTCGACCGCGACGGACGCCTGGCAGGCGCGGGAAGGCGTGTGCCAGGACTTCGCGCACGTGACCCTGGTGATGCTGCGGGCGATCGGCGTCCCGGCGCGGTACGTGTCCGGCTACCTGCACACGAAACCGGACGCGAAGCTCGGCGAGGTGGTCGAGGGCGAGTCCCACGCGTGGGTCGACGTCTGGACCGGCGGGTGGTGGGCGTACGACCCGACGAACGCGATCCCGGTCGGGCCGCGGCACGTGTGGGTGGCGATGGGCCGGGACTACGCCGACGTGGCGCCGTTGAAGGGCATCTTCACCGGCGGTGGTCAATCCACTTTGGACGTTTCGGTCCAGCTGACCCGGCTCGGCTAG
- a CDS encoding alpha-E domain-containing protein yields MLARNAESLYWIGRYVERADDTSRILNVSVHQLLEDATVDPDHASRQLLAVLGIDPAGAESLDVWKLTELVAYGKDNPASIVGSINSARENTRGAREVVSTELWECLNATWNAVPDRQRYARRAGPHAFLSFVEERAAMFAGLADSTMSRDDGWLFMVLGRSIERADMVVRLLLSRVADRASSPGWITVLRSAGAQDTYLRTYRGALDAGRVVQFLLRDTLFPRSVFHALRQAEECLQRLDPGGGARTNEKSEALRELGRARSELEFLRPSELLTDLPRRLGALQTSIKEIGEAVSMQYFSTSPWVAWSGAEVSL; encoded by the coding sequence ATGCTCGCACGCAACGCGGAGTCGCTGTACTGGATCGGCCGGTACGTCGAACGCGCCGACGACACCTCCCGGATCCTCAACGTCTCGGTCCACCAGCTGTTGGAAGACGCGACCGTCGACCCGGACCACGCGAGCCGCCAGCTCCTGGCCGTCCTGGGCATCGACCCGGCGGGCGCGGAGTCACTGGACGTGTGGAAGCTGACCGAGCTGGTGGCGTACGGGAAGGACAACCCCGCGTCGATCGTCGGCTCGATCAACTCGGCGCGCGAGAACACCCGCGGCGCGCGCGAAGTCGTCTCGACCGAGCTGTGGGAATGCCTGAACGCGACCTGGAACGCGGTGCCCGACCGGCAGCGCTACGCCCGGCGCGCCGGGCCGCACGCGTTCCTGTCCTTCGTCGAGGAGCGCGCGGCGATGTTCGCCGGGCTGGCCGACTCGACGATGAGCCGGGACGACGGCTGGCTGTTCATGGTGCTGGGCCGCTCGATCGAACGCGCCGACATGGTGGTGCGGCTGCTGCTGTCCCGGGTCGCGGACCGCGCATCCTCGCCGGGCTGGATCACCGTGCTGCGCTCGGCCGGCGCGCAGGACACCTACCTGCGCACCTACCGGGGTGCGCTGGACGCCGGCCGCGTCGTGCAGTTCCTGTTGCGGGACACGCTGTTCCCGCGCTCGGTGTTCCACGCGCTGCGGCAGGCCGAGGAGTGCCTGCAGCGGCTCGACCCCGGCGGCGGCGCGCGCACCAACGAGAAGTCCGAAGCCCTGCGCGAGCTCGGCCGGGCCCGCAGCGAACTGGAGTTCCTCCGCCCGTCGGAGCTGCTCACCGACCTCCCCCGGCGGCTCGGTGCGTTGCAGACGTCGATCAAGGAGATCGGCGAAGCGGTGTCGATGCAGTACTTCAGCACGTCGCCGTGGGTGGCGTGGAGCGGCGCGGAGGTTTCGCTGTGA